Proteins encoded in a region of the Suricata suricatta isolate VVHF042 chromosome 10, meerkat_22Aug2017_6uvM2_HiC, whole genome shotgun sequence genome:
- the FAM71C gene encoding LOW QUALITY PROTEIN: protein FAM71C (The sequence of the model RefSeq protein was modified relative to this genomic sequence to represent the inferred CDS: inserted 1 base in 1 codon; deleted 1 base in 1 codon) encodes MPQHLCTLTFTGAPAPAHPDICWGPYSCSSYICTLPLVAHLLEKPKKEVTLQSVVRCGGPLGAVLIKDSQFKLPHYTAQSSPSMGMFNTSRGKLQQQLYKGEFTIFKYAPVFESDFIQVSKEGEVTDVHNRARMVTVGIVSASPXLTLPDVMLLARPLLCVMTITDMAQLTRLLPLKFEVISIHNGKKQQLRLKLATGCSFYLQLCPPSDTRDLFLHWENLIYILRPQVEADSGSQAIPFGNTLDISGFEEEDKSPGANVIHFCGRDQDQVGIKGLHMNPKVFGTTTYGYAGEE; translated from the exons ATGCCTCAACACCTGTGCACTCTGACATTTACTGGAGCCCCAGCACCTGCACACCCTGATATCTGCTGGGGCCCGTATTCTTGCTCCTCCTACATCTGCACACT ACCACTGGTAGCCCACCTGCtagagaaaccaaagaaagaggTCACCCTTCAAAGTGTGGTAAGGTGTGGAGGACCTCTAGGAGCTGTCTTGATAAAAGATAGCCAATTTAAGTTACCACATTACACAGCCCAAAGCAGCCCTTCGATGGGTATGTTTAATACCTCAAGGGGGAAACTGCAGCAACAACTGTACAAGGGGGAGTTCACTATATTCAAGTATGCACCAGTGTTTGAGAGTGACTTTATACAGGTCAGCAAAGAAGGAGAAGTGACTGATGTGCACAACCGTGCCCGAATGGTGACTGTGGGCATCGTTAGCGCCAGCC ACCTCACACTACCTGATGTCATGCTGCTGGCCCGCCCGCTGCTGTGTGTGATGACTATAACAGATATGGCCCAGCTAACCAGGCTGCTTCCCTTAAAGTTTGAAGTGATATCCATCCATAATGGT AAAAAACAACAGCTCCGCCTAAAGCTTGCCACTGGTTGCTCTTTTTACCTTCAGCTGTGTCCCCCTTCTGACACAAGAGATCTTTTTCTCCACTGGGAAAACCTCATTTATATTCTGAGACCACAAGTAGAGGCTGACAGTGGTTCCCAGGCCATCCCATTTGGGAACACACTGGACATATCTGGGtttgaagaggaagacaaaagcCCAGGG GCAAATGTCATTCATTTCTGTGGAAGGGATCAAGACCAAGTTGGCATCAAGGGTCTTCACATGAACCCTAAAGTGTTTGGGACCACCACTTATGGTTATGCTGGGGAGGAATGA